Below is a window of Moorella thermoacetica DNA.
GCTGGCGCAAATTTTCGGCCGTACCGGCCAGCTTAACTCGCCCCCGGTCTATGAAAACCACATCCTCCACCAGCCCTTCAACCTCCGGGATCTCGTGGGTGGAAAGGATGATGGTCTGCTCGCCGGCACTGTAGTCCTTGACGATGGTGCGGATGATTGCATCACGGGTCAAAATATCGATGCCCGAGAGGGGTTCATCCAGGAGAACATACCTGGCGCGCCGGGAAAAGGTCAGGAGCAATTTCACCTTGGCCCGCATTCCCTTGGAAATTTTGCTGATCACCATCGACGGTTCCAGTTGCAAGAAAGATAACAGGTCCCGGTATTTGCCCTCGTCCCAGTCTTCATAGAAACCGGCAAAGAAACTGGCAGCTTCATTAATGGTCATCCAGGGGTACAGGTAATCAATTTCCGGCAGATAAGCTATCATGCTTTTAGTTGTCATACCCGGTGCCCGTCCGTCAATGAGGACCCGGCCGGCGTTCGGACGGTTGAGGCCGGCAATCATCTTCAGGCAGGTCGATTTGCCGGCGCCGTTGGGCCCGAAGAGACCGGTGATCTTGCCGTCGGCAATCTCCAGGGTGAATTCATCCAGGGCCCTGGTGGAGCCGAAGGTTTTAGTTACCCTTTCAAATGCAATCATCTTTTGCCCTCCTCTTCCTGGTCCAACGCCTGGTGCACCAGGCTGAGAATCTCCCCGGCATTTAAACCCAGAGAGCGCATTTCGGCGATAAAGTGGTTAAGGATGCCACCGGCCAGTTCGGCCTTGATCTCCGGCAGCAGCCCGGGCCGGTTGGATATAAATGTTCCTTGGCCGCGGAGGGTTTCCAGGAGGCCCATAGCCTCCATCTCCCGGTAGGCCCGCTGGACGGTGTTGGGATTGACCTGCAGTTCCTCGGCCATTTCCCGCTGGGAGGGGAGCTTTTGGCCGGGCTGGAGCTCGCCCCGGGCTAACTGTTTCTTAATGGCTGCAATAATCTGCAGGTAAATGGGACGGGAATTGTCAAATTCCATCGGCCTCCTCACCTTTCGATATAGATAGCAATAGTGCACTATTGCAATAGTGCACTATTATTCTAACCCAGATCGGGAAAGGCGTCAAGGTTAAATAACCTAAAGGGACAAAAAACACCCCTCCCGTGGTAATACTCCGGAAGGGGCAATACTTTGATAATCATCTTTGGCTGGCCTCTTTAGTCTTTATAACTCACAGCGGTGATAAAGCCACCATTGGTACGACCCTCACGGGCGGCGGCAGCCTCGATGGCCAGGGCTTCATCGACTTTGGTGCCGTCGAAGTCAGGGCCAAAGAAGAGGACGGCTTTACCCTGGACGTTTTTACCGGGCATGGCGGCCAGAAGTTCGTCCAGGGTGTAGAATCTGGCGTACCGGAAGAGACAATCCGGCTCCCGGGCTGCCCGGGCCTCATAATGGCGGCTCCAGAGGCTGTTGCCGCCGATGAGGCCGATGACCATCCTCCCCCCGGGCTTCAACACGCGGTAACTCTCTTCCAGGACGGCCTTTAAATCCGGGGCAAACTCCAGGGCCGTAACCGATACTATCTTGTCAAAGGTATTATCGCCAAAGGGCAAATTCATGGCGTCGGCATGGAGAAACTCAATCGCCAGGCCAGCGTCGGCCGCCTTTTTCCTGGCTTTGGCCAGCATGGGATCAGATATGTCGATACCCGTCACCTTTACGCCCCTGCGGGCCAGTTCCAGGGAGAAGTTACCGGTACCACAGCCGACGTCTAGGATATGTTCTCCGGCATGGGGGTCCAGGTAAGCATAGATAGGCTCCTTTTCCACCCGGTCGACCAGGGCTCCCAGGGGACGCGTATACCAGTCGTCGTAATCCCCGGCTTTACGATCAAAGATTTCAGCCATAGTTGCCAACCCCTTTCAGGGAAAAGTTTTACCGGCGCCTTTTACCTCTGGTATACCATATTCGCCCTCAACGGCTTTTTTCCTCTTCCCTGGCAAGTAACTGGCGCCATTCAGCCAGTTCTTTTTCCAGGCGTTTAATAGTGGCCTCGTATTCCCTCGCGACATGACCCGGTACATGACGGCCCGTCTGACCGAGGACGAAGTTTTTTTCTTCGATTATTTCAGCAAGTTGATCGTTTAATCTCCGGATGTTTGCTTCAATCTCAGTTCTATCCACTTTTTCCCCTCCCGGAAAGCACTAAATTTCGATCCGCAGGTAGTGGCTAGTTTCTTTCCCATGGTCAATTATACCATAATAGAAAATGAAAAAGGACCCTTGCGGGTCCCTTAAGCTAATTCTTGCTGCACAATGACCTGGTCTTCTGCCAGCTGGGTCTTATACTGTCCTTTATTAAACCCATGCTCCAGCAGCCACTGGGTCAGGTGCTTACCGCCAATTTCCCCTATTTTACCCTTGGCGGCCAGCCTTAACTTTAAATTACTAGGGTCATCGCTCTTTCTTAATATCAGGCGCCGGCCATCCACGCCAATCATTACGTAATTGCAACCGCGTAGATGCTGAAAAGCAGCACCTCGCAGACGAATACCATTACTGGAAACGCTCAGATCGCCTCTGGCACTGCGATTGGGCCAACGAGCCCGGTAAATTTCCATAACATCAAACCCCCTGTGGTTAATATTAGGTTTGATGTTAGTATTACCCATAAAAGACTCTAAAATACCTGCTCCCATTACGACCTGGATCTAGATTTTACGAGCACCGGTAACCCAGGTGCTGACTAATCTTCAGGGCAACCTGAACGACAGCCGTGGCCAACCTACCGGTTAACACTTCTGTTGGTATACGGTTCGCCGGGCCTGATAAGCTTACGGCAGCGATAACTTTATCCTCATGGTTGAATACCGGCGCTGCTACACAGCGAACCTCATCTTCCCTCTCACCTTGATCCAGGGCAAAACCCTGGCTGCGTATTTTTTGCAACTCATACCTGAGCTGCTGAGGTTCGCTGATAGTTGCCGCCGTATAAGGTAAAAGGGGTACATCTTTAAGGTACCTGGTCAGCAGTTTATCATCCAGATAAGCCAGCAGTACTTTGCCGGCGGCGGTACAGTAGGCCGGAGCCCTGGTACCGGGCCGGGCCAGCATCTTTATAATCTGATTGGACTCCACCTAGTCAATGTAAACAACCTCATACTTATCGAGAATTGAGAGGTTGACTGTTTCGTTAAAATCATCCACCAGCTGGTTTAGTAAGGGGCGGGCGATAGCCCGGATATCCAGGCTGTAGAGGGCCCGGTTACCTATTTCAAAGGCTTTGATCCCCAGGCGGTAGCGGCCCTGGTAGGGCTCCTGTTCCACCAGACCATGAGCCGCCAGAGCGTTTAATAAACGGTGGACGGTACTGATGTTTAGCCGCAACTCGGCGCTAATGGCAGAGAGCATCATGGGGGAGCCTTCCCGGGCCATGACCTCCAGGATGGTCAGGGCCCGGTCGACTGCCTGGACACCCTTTGTTTTATTAACCCTGGTCACCGGCAAGTCAGCTCCCTCCTGGTGAGGATTAATCTAATTAACTAAGGAGAATCTTCCGGGCTAATTCGTCCTGAACGTCGGTAATAAAGGGTATACCTGTTTCGGCTTCGGTTTCCCGGTTAGCGGAAGCGATATCATTTCTGGTGATTTGATCCAGGGAGAATTTGCGGGCTCCAGCCATTAATTGCTGTAATCCTGCCGTCAGTTTGTCGGCTAGTGTCCAGAAGGCAATGGCACCGTAAGGAATATTCTTCATCTCCTCAGCGCCGACTTTCTTTTGAACATCATAGTAACCGGCAAAAATCTCTTCAGCTTTCGTACCTAATTCGGCCACAGTCCTGGGTAAACTATCCCAGTTTCCGTTGACTTTCGCGCGTCTTTCAGGATGGAGCACACCTTCAATGTTGGACCCGACAAAGCCCGGAATCATTAAGGCTCGCCCCATACATACCAGTTTAACGTAAGGCGCACCCAAAGCTAAAGCTTTGAAAATATGATCTTCCCTGGCCAATCCGCCGGCAAAGGCCATATCGACAACTTTCTTACCCCTGGCAGCTAACAGGCTGGCATATTCATAGGCTTTAGAATGAAGCAGAATAGAGGGAACGCCCCAGGTTTCCATCATGTTCCACGGGCTCATGCCGGTACCGCCGCCTGAGCCGTCCACGGTAAGCAAATCAAGTTTCGCATCAGAAGCGAGCTTGATAGCCATAGCCAGGGCTTCCATTCCATAGGAGCCGGTCTTCAAGGTAATCCGCTTGTAGCCCAGTCCGCGGAGGTACTCAATGGCTGTCATAAAGTTTTCTCTCACCTGCTCAAAACTGGTGAGATTCGTATAGCCCAAGCGGCTGTGGCGGGCAAAGGATCTAATAGCCCCGCTCTTAAAGGCTTCCTGAACTTCCGGAATGGTTGGATCAGGATCGACCACATAGCCCCTGTTCTTCAAGAAGATGGCATACTCGAGATCGGTAACCTGAATTTCTCCGCCGATGTCCTTGGCGCCCTGACCCCACTTCAGCTCCAGAATAACCTGATCGCCGTACTTCTCGATAACGTATTCGGCCACACCGTTGCGGGTGTCTTCTACGTTCATCTGGACGATAATGGCACCAAATCCATCATAGTATTTCAAGTAGGTCTGAATACGTCGATCCAATTCCGGGGCTTTGACAATCCTACCATTTTCAATAACGGCTTCCTTGTCAATCCCTACGACATTTTCCCCAATAACGATCGGGATTCCAACCAGGGCAGCACCTATAGAAAAGGAATCCCAGTACTTCGCGGCGATAAAGGTAGATCCTAAGGCTCCCGTCATGATCGGGGCTTTGACTTTGGTTTTTACCTCACTACCAAATTCGGTTTCGACATTTACATTGGGGAAAATACAGTCATCAGCACTATTGGAGAGGCCTTTTGTTAGACCATAAGCGCCGTAGTTGTATCCCAGGATCCTCAAGGAGTTATAAGAAATTCCTACATGGGTTGTGTTTGAGCTTCCGGCTGTAACAGTACCGAAATCCCGGGGATAGAGGAGCTTGCGCCCCACCATGCTGGACATCCAGGTCTCGCATTTCCCCTGGCAATCTGCCCGGCATAAGGTACATAGACCAGATTCTGCCGGATTGCCGCGATTAACGGTTCCCAGGACATCATTTTGTTTTGGCCATTGAATCATTTCTTTTTCGCCCCCGCTTTTAATGAATTTTTGCTTTCATCCAAGGCTTATTGATTATCATATGGTGAAAGCTATTTTCGCAACCCCAATCTTTATTTTAAAGGGAGGGATCAAGCCTGTCAACGAAATGGTTTTTCATAATGTAAAAATAATTAAGCGCCCCGTATTTTGTATACTTATAAGGGACGCTTAAATTAACTTGTATTTAATTTTGAAAGCAGTTTTCATTTTACCCTTTATCCTGATAGCCCAGGCGTTTGGACATCTCCCGGGCAACACCAAGTACAATATCAACCAGCTCATTGTTTAAATAATAATTGGTAATGCGCGTGTGGGGTCCGGAAACACTTATAGCGGCGACTATCTTTCCCTCATGGTTGCGAATTGGAGCGGCAACGCAGCGGACATCCTCGTCCCTTTCCCCCAGGTCAATGGCATAGCCCTGGCGCCGGATACGCTGCAACTCTTTTTTGAGGATAGCCAGGTCCGTAATTGTCTCGCTGGTGTAGCGTTCCAGAATAACCCCGTCAAAGAGCTTGTCTAGTTCGTCATCAGTTAGTGAACTGAGAAGCATTTTACCGGAACCGGTGGCATGGGCCGGACCGCGGCTGCCCACCCTGGCAAACATGCGGACAATGACGATATTGTTGGATTCCACCTGGTCGATATAAACTACATCGCGCCCGTCCAGGATGGCCAGGTTGGCCGTCTCATTACAGCGTCGTACCAGTTCCTCCAGAAAGGGACGGCCGATGGTCTGCAGGTCCTGGGCATAGAGGGCAGTTTTCCCCATGGCAAAAAGCTTCAACCCAAGCTTGTAGCGGCTGGTTTCCGGCTCTTGCTCGATATACCCCCTGACAATGAGGGTGCTCAGAAGCCGGTGTACGGTGCTTATATTTAACTGGACTTTATCGGCCAGGTCGGTGATGGCCATGGGGGTACCGGCTTCCGCCAGGGCATCCATGATGGCTAAAGCCCTTTCTACCGCCTGGACTGTTTTACCTTCTTCGCCGTTTATTTTTTCTTTGGCCATTACAGCTTCCCTCGCAAAGGTACTCACGCCGGCTGGCGTTGTTTTCTTTCGCTCCCAGGGTCCTCATGGATCGGCCTGGGCCAGCTTTTTGTGAAACTGATTTTCACTATATCTTAATTTTAGTTTGCCTTATTAAGGGCTGTCAATAGAAATAAATAAAAAATCCCGCCGAAGCGGGTTATTTGCCGGGGGGTACCTGGTCACAGGCGATCATGCCCTCGTAACACTCGTTACACAGGAACTGGCCACAGGTGGGGCAGATTTTCATATCAGGGGGGTTGGCATCCAGACAGTCATAGCAGTAAGCTGTATCGCAATGGCGGCAGATAATGCCCTCGACATTTTTGGCTTTACACCTGTCACATACCGGGATCCTCATTAACCAGAGCACCTCCTTATACTATATGTTCCTTCGCTTTTAAATGTAAATATCCTGCCAGGGCGGTAAAAATAAAAGCTCCTTTACAGGAGCTTCGGGAGGGCTCTTCTTAGCTCACCAACCCCAGGGCTTCCGCTGCTGCCGGGGTGAGTACCTGGACCATATCGTTATTATTCAACAGGCAAGCATTGGCCTCGTCGGTATCAACGTGGAACTCCAGGCGGAAATTGGGGTTTACCCTCACCAGGACATTGGTAAAAATTAATCCTCGTTCGCCACCCACCTGGACAGTTACCAGGTCTTTGTCTTTTAAGCCGTATCGTTTGGCCTCATCGGTGTGCATGTGGATGTGGCGCAGGGCGATGATTACACCTTGCTTAAGGGTAACTACCCCCGCCGGTCCTACCAGAACACAACCGGGAGAACCCTCATGATCGCCAGAATCGCGGATGGGAGGATTGACG
It encodes the following:
- a CDS encoding GntR family transcriptional regulator, coding for MEFDNSRPIYLQIIAAIKKQLARGELQPGQKLPSQREMAEELQVNPNTVQRAYREMEAMGLLETLRGQGTFISNRPGLLPEIKAELAGGILNHFIAEMRSLGLNAGEILSLVHQALDQEEEGKR
- a CDS encoding glutamate synthase-related protein — its product is MIQWPKQNDVLGTVNRGNPAESGLCTLCRADCQGKCETWMSSMVGRKLLYPRDFGTVTAGSSNTTHVGISYNSLRILGYNYGAYGLTKGLSNSADDCIFPNVNVETEFGSEVKTKVKAPIMTGALGSTFIAAKYWDSFSIGAALVGIPIVIGENVVGIDKEAVIENGRIVKAPELDRRIQTYLKYYDGFGAIIVQMNVEDTRNGVAEYVIEKYGDQVILELKWGQGAKDIGGEIQVTDLEYAIFLKNRGYVVDPDPTIPEVQEAFKSGAIRSFARHSRLGYTNLTSFEQVRENFMTAIEYLRGLGYKRITLKTGSYGMEALAMAIKLASDAKLDLLTVDGSGGGTGMSPWNMMETWGVPSILLHSKAYEYASLLAARGKKVVDMAFAGGLAREDHIFKALALGAPYVKLVCMGRALMIPGFVGSNIEGVLHPERRAKVNGNWDSLPRTVAELGTKAEEIFAGYYDVQKKVGAEEMKNIPYGAIAFWTLADKLTAGLQQLMAGARKFSLDQITRNDIASANRETEAETGIPFITDVQDELARKILLS
- a CDS encoding phosphate propanoyltransferase, translated to MQNILLEVPVGVSGRHVHLTREHLQTLFGPGYELIKLRDVVQPGQFAAKETVTIVGPKGVLEKVRVLGPLRSYTQVEISRTDSFKLGVNPPIRDSGDHEGSPGCVLVGPAGVVTLKQGVIIALRHIHMHTDEAKRYGLKDKDLVTVQVGGERGLIFTNVLVRVNPNFRLEFHVDTDEANACLLNNNDMVQVLTPAAAEALGLVS
- a CDS encoding class I SAM-dependent methyltransferase; translation: MAEIFDRKAGDYDDWYTRPLGALVDRVEKEPIYAYLDPHAGEHILDVGCGTGNFSLELARRGVKVTGIDISDPMLAKARKKAADAGLAIEFLHADAMNLPFGDNTFDKIVSVTALEFAPDLKAVLEESYRVLKPGGRMVIGLIGGNSLWSRHYEARAAREPDCLFRYARFYTLDELLAAMPGKNVQGKAVLFFGPDFDGTKVDEALAIEAAAAREGRTNGGFITAVSYKD
- a CDS encoding IclR family transcriptional regulator: MAKEKINGEEGKTVQAVERALAIMDALAEAGTPMAITDLADKVQLNISTVHRLLSTLIVRGYIEQEPETSRYKLGLKLFAMGKTALYAQDLQTIGRPFLEELVRRCNETANLAILDGRDVVYIDQVESNNIVIVRMFARVGSRGPAHATGSGKMLLSSLTDDELDKLFDGVILERYTSETITDLAILKKELQRIRRQGYAIDLGERDEDVRCVAAPIRNHEGKIVAAISVSGPHTRITNYYLNNELVDIVLGVAREMSKRLGYQDKG
- a CDS encoding ABC transporter ATP-binding protein, which translates into the protein MIAFERVTKTFGSTRALDEFTLEIADGKITGLFGPNGAGKSTCLKMIAGLNRPNAGRVLIDGRAPGMTTKSMIAYLPEIDYLYPWMTINEAASFFAGFYEDWDEGKYRDLLSFLQLEPSMVISKISKGMRAKVKLLLTFSRRARYVLLDEPLSGIDILTRDAIIRTIVKDYSAGEQTIILSTHEIPEVEGLVEDVVFIDRGRVKLAGTAENLRQREGRSLVAIMKEVFRHDND